One part of the Nitrosophilus kaiyonis genome encodes these proteins:
- a CDS encoding carbon-nitrogen hydrolase family protein, translating into MTSKNLCSLQFKTSENFEKNLLVLKNLIKSTPKNSIIVAPEVCLTGFAYDRFDEAANFSKQAIKEILPLTDNKIVTFTTIEKKEDGFYNIAKVIYKKEIVYEQPKVKLFKFGGETEYFEAGSLDDIKIFEIDGIKFGLLICFELRFLEIWQRLKGADIILVPAMWGKLRKKHFEQFTEALAVMNQCFVIASDSANDDMAKSSAIISPFGEVFRDDRLVKLCKNCDLNEIRKMRRYMDIGL; encoded by the coding sequence ATGACTTCTAAAAATTTATGTTCTTTACAATTTAAAACCAGCGAAAATTTTGAAAAAAATCTGCTGGTTTTAAAAAATCTAATAAAATCAACTCCAAAAAATTCAATTATAGTTGCTCCTGAGGTATGTTTAACAGGATTTGCTTATGATAGATTTGATGAAGCGGCTAATTTTAGTAAACAAGCTATAAAAGAGATTTTGCCACTTACCGATAATAAAATAGTTACATTTACAACAATTGAGAAAAAAGAGGATGGTTTTTATAATATTGCTAAAGTTATATATAAAAAAGAGATTGTTTATGAACAGCCAAAAGTTAAACTTTTTAAGTTTGGTGGAGAGACTGAATATTTTGAAGCTGGTAGTTTAGATGATATTAAAATTTTTGAAATAGATGGAATAAAGTTTGGTTTATTAATATGTTTTGAGTTAAGATTTTTAGAAATTTGGCAAAGATTAAAAGGTGCTGATATAATTTTAGTCCCAGCTATGTGGGGAAAACTTAGAAAAAAACATTTTGAGCAATTTACTGAGGCTTTAGCAGTTATGAATCAATGTTTTGTAATTGCAAGCGATAGTGCAAATGATGATATGGCAAAAAGTAGTGCAATAATTTCACCTTTTGGTGAAGTTTTTAGAGATGATAGATTAGTAAAACTTTGTAAAAATTGCGATTTAAATGAAATTAGAAAAATGAGAAGATATATGGATATAGGTTTATGA
- a CDS encoding protein-L-isoaspartate(D-aspartate) O-methyltransferase, with amino-acid sequence MSFFIKKIESQKCEKLAEDIDKIFPLEKDIKKAISKTPREIFVPIGFKHLAYKLDALPISANQWISSPLTVAKMTQYLIPEGADSVLEIGCGSGYQAAILSQLFRRVFSVERVEKLVSEAKKRFKELDLININVRYSDGLLGWREFSPYDRILFSASITNIPETIFEQLSSNKGILVAPIQKDNRQIITRFIKNGNFIKKEELEECLFVPTKKGTV; translated from the coding sequence ATGAGTTTTTTTATAAAAAAAATTGAATCCCAAAAATGTGAAAAATTAGCAGAAGATATAGATAAAATTTTCCCTTTAGAAAAAGATATAAAAAAGGCTATATCAAAAACTCCAAGGGAGATATTTGTCCCAATTGGTTTTAAACATTTAGCATATAAGCTAGATGCACTGCCAATTTCTGCAAATCAATGGATAAGCTCTCCTCTGACAGTTGCCAAAATGACACAATATTTAATACCAGAAGGTGCAGATAGTGTTTTGGAAATTGGTTGTGGAAGCGGATATCAAGCTGCAATTTTAAGTCAACTCTTTAGAAGAGTTTTTAGTGTAGAAAGAGTAGAAAAACTGGTAAGTGAAGCTAAAAAAAGATTTAAAGAGTTGGATTTAATAAATATAAATGTAAGATATTCTGATGGCCTTTTAGGGTGGAGAGAATTTAGCCCTTATGATAGGATCTTATTTTCTGCTTCGATAACAAATATCCCTGAAACTATTTTTGAACAACTTTCATCAAATAAAGGTATTCTTGTTGCACCTATACAAAAAGATAATAGACAAATAATTACTAGATTTATTAAGAATGGTAATTTCATTAAAAAAGAGGAGCTAGAGGAGTGCCTTTTTGTTCCAACTAAAAAAGGTACAGTTTAA
- the pckA gene encoding phosphoenolpyruvate carboxykinase (ATP), which produces MKINDFDKLGLTGVKNIYYNLSFDELFRHELEQKEGVETKLGAVAVDTGIFTGRSPKDKYFVKQPPSEKYIAWGEINQPISKEIFDELFEKTKEYLSNKDIYIMDAFAGASDKSKKAIRVVTEIAWQAHFVKNMFIRPTDEELKDFHPDFTLYVAADLKNDRWKEHGLNSDVFIVFNIEENIAIIGGTWYGGEIKKGVFSMMNYWLPLENKLSMHCSANIGDKDDVALFFGLSGTGKTTLSADPNRRLIGDDEHGWDDEGVFNFEGGCYAKVIGLDAQKEPDIYAAIKRDALLENVVVDESGNVDFEDASKTENTRVSYPIYHICKHKEDLKGPHPKNIIFLSADAFGVLPPVSKLTKEQAMYYFLSGYTAKVAGTERGITEPVATFSACFGEAFLPLHPTVYAKLLGEKIDKHNVNVYLVNTGWTGGPYGVGQRMSLPATRACINAILDGSINDSEFETLPIFNLSIPKSVKDVDSAILNPRNTWDDKEAYDKQLEHLAKLFIDNFKRYEGFGNFDYSKAGPQL; this is translated from the coding sequence ATGAAGATAAACGATTTTGACAAACTTGGCTTAACAGGTGTCAAAAATATATACTACAATCTTAGTTTTGATGAACTATTTCGTCATGAATTAGAACAAAAAGAGGGTGTTGAGACGAAGTTAGGTGCTGTTGCTGTAGATACTGGTATTTTTACTGGACGTAGTCCAAAAGATAAATATTTTGTAAAGCAGCCTCCTAGTGAAAAATATATAGCTTGGGGAGAGATAAATCAACCAATCTCAAAAGAGATATTTGATGAACTTTTTGAAAAGACAAAAGAGTATCTCTCAAACAAAGATATCTATATTATGGATGCATTTGCTGGAGCCAGCGATAAAAGTAAAAAAGCCATAAGAGTTGTTACAGAAATTGCTTGGCAGGCACATTTTGTAAAAAATATGTTTATTAGGCCAACCGATGAGGAGCTAAAAGATTTTCATCCAGATTTTACTCTATATGTAGCAGCAGATTTGAAAAATGATAGATGGAAAGAGCATGGTTTAAATTCTGATGTTTTTATTGTATTTAATATAGAAGAAAATATTGCTATTATTGGTGGAACTTGGTATGGAGGAGAGATAAAAAAAGGTGTATTTTCAATGATGAATTATTGGCTTCCTCTTGAAAATAAACTATCTATGCACTGTTCTGCAAATATTGGTGATAAAGATGATGTTGCACTATTTTTTGGGCTTAGTGGAACAGGAAAAACTACACTTAGTGCAGATCCAAACAGAAGACTTATTGGTGATGATGAGCATGGATGGGATGATGAGGGAGTCTTTAATTTTGAAGGCGGCTGCTATGCAAAAGTTATTGGCCTTGATGCACAAAAAGAGCCAGATATTTATGCAGCAATAAAAAGAGATGCTCTTTTAGAAAATGTTGTTGTAGATGAGAGTGGAAATGTAGACTTTGAAGATGCAAGCAAAACAGAAAATACAAGAGTAAGCTATCCAATTTATCATATTTGCAAACATAAAGAGGATTTAAAAGGTCCTCATCCAAAAAATATAATATTTTTAAGTGCTGATGCTTTTGGAGTCCTTCCGCCTGTTTCTAAGCTTACAAAAGAGCAAGCAATGTACTATTTTCTAAGTGGCTATACTGCCAAAGTTGCCGGAACTGAAAGAGGTATCACTGAGCCTGTAGCAACATTTAGTGCATGCTTTGGAGAGGCTTTCTTGCCACTTCATCCAACTGTTTATGCAAAGCTTCTTGGTGAAAAGATTGATAAACATAATGTTAACGTATATTTAGTCAATACTGGATGGACCGGAGGTCCATATGGAGTAGGCCAAAGAATGAGCCTTCCTGCAACAAGAGCTTGTATAAATGCAATTTTAGATGGCTCTATTAATGATAGTGAGTTTGAAACTCTTCCAATATTTAATCTCTCTATCCCAAAATCTGTAAAAGACGTTGATTCTGCAATTTTAAACCCAAGAAATACTTGGGATGATAAAGAGGCTTATGATAAGCAGTTAGAGCATCTTGCAAAACTTTTTATAGATAATTTCAAAAGATATGAGGGATTTGGAAATTTTGATTATTCAAAAGCTGGTCCACAATTATAA
- a CDS encoding potassium channel family protein: MESNSAWIIIRRMRIPFLVIIVTFSISIIGLMLIEGRDANGNPYHMNFFDAFYFVSYMASTIGFGEAPYEFTYPQRMWVSACIYLTVIGWFYGIGTIIALIQDKKLAREISLTRFKNKVESLTEEFIIILGYNNVTKNIIHRLNKEGIRVVVIDKDENKINELELENFHPEVPAIAAEATDPNILKISGIHKKNCKAVVALFEDDAKNAKVALMSKLLNKRVDVIVKSTTKEHTEHLQNIGIRHIENPFKIISKRIYLALTKPNIWILEQWIFGHILKIRKREVLPKGKYIICGYGRMGHALDLWLKKAGIETSHIDIVANRYQEEKHSSIYGDAEDIDILLKAGIKEASAIIAATKDDLINLTILSTAKKLNPNIYTIARENTLDDISIFKAARIDRVYILEEILADITFNFIAKPLANRFIKLIRQQDDDWGEKVVKTIKNRIGENPLLHEMRLDQENAYALYNELNNGKDIRLFHLIRSREDYTKKINLIFLLLKRKNKIYLFPSEDLKIEQDDEILIACDSESKKDFEYIINNYYELYYVLTGKEKSFGVFKILSGE, from the coding sequence ATGGAATCAAATTCAGCTTGGATAATTATCCGCAGAATGCGGATACCATTTTTAGTTATTATTGTTACTTTTTCCATCTCAATAATTGGTCTTATGTTAATAGAGGGTAGGGATGCAAATGGCAACCCTTACCATATGAATTTTTTTGATGCTTTCTATTTTGTTAGCTATATGGCCTCAACAATAGGTTTTGGTGAAGCTCCATATGAATTTACATATCCACAAAGAATGTGGGTAAGTGCATGTATCTATCTAACAGTAATTGGATGGTTTTATGGAATAGGTACAATAATTGCTCTAATTCAAGATAAAAAACTTGCAAGAGAGATATCATTAACAAGATTTAAAAATAAAGTTGAAAGTCTAACAGAAGAGTTTATTATCATTTTAGGATATAACAATGTAACAAAAAATATAATTCATAGACTAAATAAAGAGGGAATAAGAGTTGTAGTTATTGATAAAGATGAAAATAAAATAAATGAGCTTGAGCTTGAAAATTTTCATCCAGAAGTTCCAGCTATTGCAGCTGAAGCCACAGATCCAAATATTTTAAAAATATCAGGAATTCACAAAAAAAATTGTAAAGCTGTTGTTGCTCTTTTTGAAGATGATGCAAAAAATGCAAAAGTTGCTCTTATGAGTAAACTTTTAAATAAAAGAGTAGATGTAATAGTAAAATCAACCACAAAAGAGCATACAGAGCATTTACAAAATATAGGTATTAGACATATAGAAAATCCATTTAAAATAATCTCAAAAAGAATCTATCTAGCTCTTACAAAGCCAAATATTTGGATACTTGAACAGTGGATATTTGGGCATATTTTAAAAATAAGAAAAAGAGAAGTCTTACCAAAAGGAAAATATATTATATGTGGTTATGGAAGAATGGGACATGCTTTAGACCTTTGGCTAAAAAAGGCTGGTATTGAAACATCCCATATTGATATTGTTGCAAATAGATATCAAGAAGAAAAGCATAGCTCTATTTACGGAGATGCTGAAGATATTGATATCTTATTAAAAGCAGGCATAAAAGAGGCCAGTGCAATAATTGCTGCAACAAAAGATGATTTAATAAATTTAACTATTTTATCAACAGCTAAAAAGCTAAATCCAAATATTTATACAATTGCTAGAGAAAATACTCTTGATGATATTAGTATATTTAAAGCTGCAAGAATAGATAGAGTATACATTTTAGAAGAGATTTTAGCAGATATAACATTTAATTTTATAGCAAAACCTCTTGCAAACAGATTTATAAAACTAATAAGACAGCAAGATGATGATTGGGGAGAAAAAGTAGTTAAAACTATAAAAAATAGAATTGGAGAAAACCCGCTTTTGCATGAGATGAGGCTTGATCAAGAAAATGCTTACGCTTTATATAATGAATTAAATAACGGCAAAGATATAAGGCTTTTTCATTTAATAAGATCAAGAGAAGATTACACTAAAAAGATTAATTTAATATTTTTACTTTTAAAAAGAAAAAATAAAATCTATCTATTCCCATCAGAAGATTTAAAAATTGAACAAGATGATGAGATATTGATTGCCTGCGATAGCGAAAGTAAAAAAGATTTTGAATATATAATAAACAACTATTATGAACTATATTATGTATTAACAGGAAAAGAGAAAAGTTTTGGAGTATTTAAGATTTTGAGTGGTGAGTAA
- a CDS encoding DUF6394 family protein, whose amino-acid sequence MNLQKVLSGFFFILAMTINFGFFYGDPTIIEQHSAYELFAAIIINLIATILKFGDKTQLGSVLLATSLVADIQLIASASVWAIAEYAFGGLNVEATTAIVSLSGGALLANIVSVLLFIGDTLKSKR is encoded by the coding sequence ATGAATCTTCAAAAAGTTTTGTCAGGTTTTTTCTTTATATTGGCAATGACAATAAATTTTGGATTTTTTTATGGAGATCCAACTATTATAGAACAGCATAGTGCATATGAGCTATTTGCAGCGATTATTATAAATTTAATTGCAACGATTTTAAAGTTTGGAGACAAAACACAACTTGGCTCAGTTTTACTTGCAACAAGTCTTGTTGCAGACATTCAATTGATAGCAAGTGCAAGCGTCTGGGCTATTGCTGAGTACGCTTTTGGAGGATTAAATGTTGAAGCTACAACAGCGATAGTATCACTATCTGGCGGTGCTCTTTTAGCAAACATAGTATCTGTTTTACTATTTATTGGTGATACATTAAAATCGAAAAGATAA
- a CDS encoding YeeE/YedE thiosulfate transporter family protein yields MPKRINWWQGGILIAIIVLFTFSIFGADRPVGASTAIAYFGSEMFGLGESEYGKKIAKSGSWEVVFLIGVLIGGFLTSVFITKTFRFRVLPPLWKKHKNSSVPSRLFWSFIGGFLVVFGARFAGGCTSGHFLSGASQTAISGLIFGGVVIVVLILTGRLFYKNL; encoded by the coding sequence ATGCCTAAAAGAATAAATTGGTGGCAAGGTGGTATATTAATAGCTATTATTGTACTTTTTACATTTTCAATTTTTGGGGCTGATAGACCTGTTGGGGCATCTACTGCCATAGCATATTTTGGTAGTGAGATGTTTGGTTTAGGAGAGAGTGAATATGGAAAAAAAATAGCAAAAAGCGGTTCATGGGAGGTTGTTTTTTTAATAGGTGTATTAATTGGAGGATTTTTAACATCTGTTTTTATTACAAAAACATTTAGATTTAGAGTTTTACCTCCTTTATGGAAAAAACATAAAAATTCAAGTGTACCTTCAAGGCTTTTTTGGAGTTTTATAGGAGGGTTTTTAGTTGTTTTTGGAGCAAGATTTGCTGGAGGTTGTACTAGTGGGCATTTTTTAAGTGGCGCAAGTCAAACAGCTATTAGTGGATTGATTTTTGGTGGAGTTGTAATTGTTGTATTAATATTAACTGGAAGACTTTTTTATAAAAATTTATAG
- a CDS encoding YeeE/YedE thiosulfate transporter family protein yields the protein MFDIVSFIEKTIDLVESQNHGSILMILFIGVVFGAVIQWSRVDTFDKIAGFAMLHGFKVPKMLFFGIGLASIGLYFMIKMGWAHYHIKPIILGGLIIGGTIFAIGMAILGLCPGTGPVAVSEGNLDVLTGLIGGVLAGALFTYLYPYLKPILGPDFGKITLTSLLGKNADWFIFVYGIALMIIAYILPNKEIEEEVGEV from the coding sequence ATGTTTGATATAGTTAGTTTTATAGAAAAAACTATTGACCTTGTAGAAAGTCAAAATCATGGCTCAATTTTAATGATTTTATTTATTGGAGTTGTTTTTGGTGCAGTGATTCAATGGAGTAGAGTAGATACATTTGACAAAATTGCTGGATTTGCAATGCTTCATGGATTTAAGGTACCTAAAATGCTGTTTTTTGGAATAGGTTTAGCAAGCATAGGTCTTTATTTTATGATAAAAATGGGTTGGGCACACTATCATATAAAACCAATAATTTTAGGTGGACTAATTATCGGTGGGACAATATTTGCAATAGGAATGGCAATTTTGGGTCTTTGTCCTGGAACAGGTCCTGTTGCAGTAAGTGAAGGAAATCTTGATGTATTAACTGGACTAATTGGAGGTGTTTTGGCTGGAGCTTTGTTTACTTATCTATATCCTTATTTAAAGCCTATTCTAGGTCCAGATTTTGGAAAAATTACTTTAACTTCGCTTTTAGGAAAAAATGCTGATTGGTTCATTTTTGTTTATGGAATAGCTTTAATGATAATTGCTTATATTCTTCCAAATAAAGAGATTGAAGAAGAGGTTGGTGAGGTTTAA
- a CDS encoding SagB family peptide dehydrogenase, with protein sequence MKNTYHELTKHSFVSVREHPNYLDWSKQPTPFKIYQNYLNKTPLDLNKEFDRFIYLLGGINAKKVYPGVEYYLRVIPSAGALYPVEIYFQSRGVKELEDGIYHYDIASNSIVLLYKIEKNEGVEFFFKDKREVKGFIFLYSSIYYRSSWKYKNRAFRYTLLDTGHALGALEVSSYLYNHAYFIRFDFDKKRLNDIFGFKDQEFFLGSANVGVFNKKRVEKFNMRLDFVDGSRFFEKNSLINDAYLKTLNLKNCKKNYRYPKLSFLKEKLYEAVLHRRSIRDFNKESIKKEEFEFILNYMSDFVPNDCDEEIKIYYIVNRVKNMQKGLYLKDKIIKNGDFSEKAKYLCLEQDLAKDSSVTFFLTSSGKNYQPLYQKAGLIGHRCYIASSYIQIGCSGIGAFYDDDVKDFLNIDDMILYALAIGK encoded by the coding sequence ATGAAAAATACCTATCATGAGTTAACAAAACATTCATTTGTTAGTGTCAGAGAGCATCCAAACTATCTTGATTGGTCAAAACAGCCAACTCCTTTTAAAATATATCAAAACTATTTAAACAAAACTCCTCTAGATTTAAACAAAGAGTTTGATAGATTCATATATCTTCTTGGCGGAATAAATGCAAAAAAAGTTTATCCAGGTGTAGAATATTATTTAAGAGTTATTCCAAGTGCTGGAGCACTATATCCTGTAGAGATATATTTTCAATCAAGAGGAGTTAAAGAGCTTGAAGATGGAATATATCATTATGATATAGCTTCAAACTCTATAGTTTTACTTTATAAAATAGAGAAAAATGAAGGAGTTGAATTTTTTTTCAAAGATAAAAGAGAAGTAAAAGGGTTTATTTTTTTATACTCATCTATATATTATAGATCAAGCTGGAAATATAAAAATAGAGCCTTTAGATATACTCTGTTAGATACAGGTCATGCTCTTGGAGCATTAGAAGTTAGCAGTTATCTTTATAATCATGCATATTTTATAAGATTTGATTTTGATAAAAAAAGATTAAATGATATTTTTGGTTTTAAAGATCAAGAATTTTTTCTTGGCAGTGCAAATGTTGGAGTTTTTAATAAAAAAAGAGTTGAAAAATTTAATATGAGATTAGATTTTGTAGATGGTAGCAGGTTTTTTGAAAAAAACTCTCTTATTAATGATGCATATTTAAAAACATTAAATTTAAAGAATTGTAAAAAAAATTATAGATATCCAAAACTCTCTTTTTTAAAAGAGAAGCTTTATGAGGCTGTTTTACATAGAAGATCTATTAGAGATTTTAATAAAGAGTCTATAAAAAAAGAGGAGTTTGAATTTATTTTAAACTATATGAGTGATTTTGTTCCAAACGATTGTGATGAAGAGATAAAAATATACTATATCGTAAATAGAGTAAAAAATATGCAAAAAGGTCTCTATTTAAAAGATAAAATAATAAAAAATGGAGATTTTTCAGAAAAAGCAAAATATCTATGTTTAGAGCAAGACCTTGCTAAAGATAGTTCTGTTACTTTTTTTCTCACAAGTAGTGGAAAAAATTATCAACCTTTATATCAAAAAGCGGGCTTAATAGGACATAGATGCTATATTGCAAGCTCCTATATTCAGATAGGTTGCAGCGGAATTGGAGCTTTTTATGATGATGATGTTAAAGATTTTCTAAATATTGATGATATGATATTATATGCTTTAGCAATCGGTAAATAG
- a CDS encoding DUF309 domain-containing protein: MIDNCKKFIELIKKEKFYDAHEILEEIWFPKRKEKSSEILIIKGFINASVALELKRLKKDSNAKKVWNNYLKYKPLIKKCDIKIFKEIENLLDSCYEKYLS; the protein is encoded by the coding sequence TTGATAGATAATTGTAAAAAATTTATTGAACTTATTAAAAAAGAGAAATTTTATGATGCTCATGAGATTCTTGAAGAGATTTGGTTTCCAAAAAGAAAAGAAAAAAGCAGTGAAATACTTATAATTAAAGGTTTTATAAATGCTTCAGTTGCTTTAGAATTAAAAAGATTAAAAAAAGACTCAAATGCAAAAAAAGTGTGGAATAACTATCTAAAATATAAACCTTTAATCAAAAAATGTGATATAAAAATATTCAAAGAGATAGAAAATTTGCTGGATAGCTGTTATGAAAAATACCTATCATGA
- a CDS encoding HdeD family acid-resistance protein, translating into MLNYPEQKDLLKKFSKHSKIAGVIFILLGLAGIIFPGLMSLATAIFFAWLLIFSAFVTGYHTYNINPKDWLGWLKAFIFLITGILIAINPLPGVAALGIIFAIYFLFDSFAGFALAFQIKPQKGWWLPLINGILSLIIAVIFIIGWPFSSLILVGLLVGISLFFDGIVLLSMGSFVDKLNKEK; encoded by the coding sequence ATGCTAAATTATCCAGAACAAAAAGATTTATTAAAAAAATTTAGCAAACACTCTAAAATCGCAGGTGTTATTTTTATACTTCTTGGCCTTGCTGGAATTATATTTCCTGGATTAATGTCTTTAGCAACTGCAATATTTTTCGCTTGGCTTTTAATTTTTAGTGCTTTTGTTACTGGATATCATACATATAATATAAATCCAAAAGATTGGCTTGGTTGGCTTAAAGCATTTATTTTTTTAATTACTGGTATTTTAATTGCTATAAATCCTCTTCCTGGCGTTGCTGCTCTTGGTATAATTTTTGCAATATATTTTCTTTTTGACTCTTTTGCAGGTTTTGCACTTGCATTTCAAATAAAACCACAAAAAGGGTGGTGGCTTCCTTTGATAAATGGGATTTTATCATTAATTATTGCAGTTATCTTCATAATTGGCTGGCCATTTAGCTCTTTGATTTTAGTTGGCCTTCTTGTAGGAATTAGCCTATTTTTTGATGGCATTGTACTACTATCGATGGGTTCATTTGTAGATAAATTAAATAAAGAAAAATAA
- a CDS encoding Crp/Fnr family transcriptional regulator translates to MKIENLPILSNLHSDFFTTIKQKGKIKEFIKGSYPLTSEDTLKYFYIILEGRLKISQINPQNAKEQTIDILTTGDMFDIIPLLDNKPHDVLTFALDNCKVFEIEIDTIRDLIYTNPEFNKLFLPYIAKNLRHLENLAVELSLFDTSTRLIRLFLKNLDFKNSNKLKLINDLPHEEIASLIGTVRHVVNRHIQQLKKEGILQVERKKLILKNIDALLNKLQLK, encoded by the coding sequence ATGAAAATAGAAAATTTACCAATTCTTTCAAATCTTCATTCAGACTTTTTTACAACAATAAAGCAAAAAGGAAAAATAAAAGAGTTTATTAAAGGTTCATACCCTTTGACATCAGAAGATACACTGAAATATTTTTATATAATTTTAGAAGGCAGACTAAAAATTTCTCAAATAAATCCTCAAAATGCTAAAGAGCAGACAATAGATATTTTAACAACTGGAGATATGTTTGATATCATCCCTCTTTTAGATAATAAACCACATGATGTTTTAACTTTTGCTTTAGATAATTGTAAAGTTTTTGAGATAGAGATAGATACTATAAGAGACCTTATCTATACAAATCCAGAATTTAATAAACTTTTTTTACCATATATTGCAAAAAATTTAAGACATTTAGAAAATCTTGCAGTAGAACTTAGCCTATTTGATACCTCAACAAGACTAATTAGACTATTTTTAAAAAATTTAGATTTTAAAAATTCAAATAAACTAAAACTAATAAACGATCTTCCTCATGAAGAGATTGCAAGCCTTATTGGAACAGTAAGGCATGTTGTAAATAGACATATACAGCAACTGAAAAAAGAGGGGATTTTACAGGTTGAGAGGAAAAAACTTATATTAAAAAATATTGATGCTCTTTTAAATAAATTGCAACTAAAATAA
- a CDS encoding succinate dehydrogenase/fumarate reductase iron-sulfur subunit, with product MKIKIKRYHPHFEPKTKVFTYEVKEEKTLLEILEDIKTDIDKSLTFSKGCRSGVCGSCAVKVNTKEVLACEYKPKENDFIEPLSVVNVIRDLVVDKEKALDTLKKAKSYLEKPIKKEMSEDEEKLIEKESDCILCISCYSSCPVYETNKDFLGPFALMRNYRYLVDIREENKKEKIDAVIQNGIWDCTLCGNCTEVCPQDIDPKTDIMMLQSWAAKFGYTNPNLSSFGSFGLDF from the coding sequence TTGAAAATCAAAATAAAAAGATATCATCCACATTTTGAGCCAAAAACAAAAGTTTTTACCTATGAAGTAAAAGAGGAAAAAACCTTACTTGAAATTTTAGAAGATATAAAAACAGATATTGATAAATCATTAACATTTTCAAAAGGTTGTAGAAGCGGTGTTTGTGGAAGCTGTGCTGTAAAAGTTAACACTAAAGAGGTATTAGCCTGTGAATATAAGCCAAAAGAGAATGATTTTATTGAGCCATTAAGTGTAGTAAATGTTATAAGAGACCTTGTTGTAGATAAAGAAAAAGCTCTTGATACATTAAAAAAAGCAAAAAGTTATCTTGAAAAACCAATAAAAAAAGAGATGAGCGAAGATGAAGAGAAATTAATAGAAAAAGAGAGTGATTGTATTTTATGTATATCTTGCTATAGCTCTTGTCCAGTTTATGAGACAAATAAAGATTTTCTTGGGCCATTTGCTCTGATGAGAAACTATAGGTATTTAGTAGATATTAGAGAAGAAAACAAAAAAGAAAAAATTGACGCTGTTATACAAAATGGGATATGGGATTGTACACTTTGTGGAAATTGCACTGAAGTTTGTCCGCAAGATATTGATCCAAAAACAGACATAATGATGCTACAAAGCTGGGCAGCAAAATTTGGATATACAAATCCAAATTTAAGCAGTTTTGGAAGCTTTGGATTGGATTTTTAA